A stretch of Candidatus Krumholzibacteriota bacterium DNA encodes these proteins:
- a CDS encoding glycosyltransferase family 4 protein, which translates to MRIGIVTQSYHPRPGGVTEVVHYTARNLRRLGHEVTIVTTSYGGENADEEDVVRIGRNLLLPVNGAWVNVTAGFRLRRRLEEIFRERRFDVIQTHCPLVPTLPLIALHAAAGRIPVVGTFHAAAERNAGYRLFRRPLDRRARMLARRIAVSRAAATFARSYFPGEYDIVHNGVDCSRFRPAADDGPEPGDGACNVLYVGRLDRRKGVDYLLRAIPAARRRSARPIRLAIVGGGRFHPSLLRLLGDSAGAVRNVGRVSPAELPRWYASADICCFPATGRESFGIVLLEAMASGVPIVASDIPGFRDVLTDGHEGMLVPPRRADRLADAIVRLAGDAPLRRALGRRGRETALRYDCRSATRALERILLETLGLPARRPARENAGGFGA; encoded by the coding sequence ATGAGGATCGGGATCGTGACGCAATCCTATCACCCCCGGCCCGGCGGGGTGACCGAGGTCGTCCACTACACGGCCCGCAACCTCCGCCGTCTCGGGCACGAGGTGACGATCGTCACGACCTCCTACGGCGGAGAAAACGCCGACGAGGAGGACGTCGTCCGCATCGGCCGCAACCTCCTGCTCCCGGTGAACGGCGCCTGGGTGAACGTCACGGCCGGCTTCCGTCTCCGGCGGCGTCTCGAGGAAATCTTCCGCGAGCGGCGGTTCGACGTCATCCAGACGCACTGCCCGCTCGTCCCCACCCTCCCGCTTATCGCCCTCCACGCGGCGGCGGGCCGCATTCCCGTGGTCGGCACCTTCCACGCGGCGGCCGAACGCAACGCGGGCTACCGGCTCTTCCGCCGTCCCCTCGACCGGCGCGCCCGCATGCTCGCCCGGCGCATCGCCGTCTCGCGCGCGGCGGCGACCTTCGCCCGCAGCTACTTCCCTGGGGAGTACGACATCGTCCACAACGGGGTCGACTGTTCGCGGTTCCGCCCCGCCGCGGACGACGGGCCCGAACCCGGGGACGGCGCCTGCAACGTCCTCTACGTGGGCCGTCTCGACCGGCGGAAGGGGGTGGACTACCTGCTGCGGGCGATCCCCGCCGCGCGGCGCCGTTCGGCGAGGCCGATCCGCCTCGCCATCGTCGGCGGGGGACGGTTCCACCCGTCACTGCTCCGCCTCCTGGGAGACAGCGCCGGCGCCGTCCGCAACGTCGGCCGTGTGAGCCCCGCCGAATTGCCCCGCTGGTACGCCTCGGCCGACATTTGCTGCTTCCCGGCGACCGGGCGGGAGAGCTTCGGGATCGTGCTCCTCGAGGCGATGGCCTCGGGCGTGCCGATCGTCGCCTCCGACATCCCCGGATTCCGCGATGTCCTCACCGACGGCCACGAGGGGATGCTCGTTCCCCCGCGGCGCGCCGACCGCCTCGCCGACGCGATCGTCCGCCTCGCCGGCGACGCCCCGCTCCGTCGCGCCCTCGGCCGCCGCGGCCGCGAGACGGCGCTCCGGTACGACTGCCGTTCGGCGACGCGTGCGCTCGAACGGATCCTGCTCGAGACCCTCGGCCTGCCGGCGAGGCGCCCGGCCCGCGAGAATGCCGGGGGCTTCGGCGCATGA
- a CDS encoding ATP-binding protein — protein MSTVPLHCLNLETGLRDEFFAGVCLPDSMRVRTYKTFRGLLQSLEKTEGEAPVVLLFLPVGDPVSKRTRELRLASFDSPIYVVTRSCSESDYLTYITLGVSGIFHPPFSHADVRGILQGRTFESLPFPRSRELIREGQIRLDFLVPSKLSRILGVNRLVSFLTSEFGFPPEESLVNLPLVMDEALSNAIRHGNRCRDDLKVRVRIYISSRRIVVQVEDQGEGFDHEAVADPRREGNIYKDSGRGIYLIRELMDLVSFERGGRVIKMEKRNPDAPA, from the coding sequence GTGAGCACGGTCCCGTTGCATTGCCTGAACCTCGAGACTGGACTCCGCGACGAGTTCTTCGCGGGGGTCTGTCTGCCCGATTCGATGCGCGTCCGCACGTACAAGACCTTCCGCGGCCTGCTGCAGAGTCTCGAGAAGACGGAGGGTGAGGCGCCCGTCGTGCTTCTCTTCCTTCCCGTGGGCGATCCCGTCTCCAAGCGGACACGCGAGCTCCGCCTGGCGAGTTTCGACTCCCCGATCTACGTCGTCACCCGCTCGTGCAGCGAGAGCGACTACCTCACCTACATCACCCTCGGCGTGAGCGGGATCTTCCATCCCCCCTTCAGCCACGCGGACGTCCGCGGGATACTCCAGGGACGCACCTTCGAATCTTTGCCCTTCCCGAGGTCCCGCGAGCTGATCCGCGAGGGGCAGATCCGCCTCGATTTCCTCGTGCCGAGCAAGCTCTCCCGGATCCTCGGGGTCAACCGCCTCGTCTCCTTTCTCACCTCAGAGTTCGGTTTTCCCCCGGAGGAGAGCCTGGTCAACCTGCCGCTCGTGATGGACGAGGCCCTCTCCAATGCGATCCGCCACGGCAACCGGTGCCGCGACGACCTCAAGGTCCGCGTCCGCATCTACATCTCGTCGCGCCGGATCGTCGTGCAGGTTGAGGACCAGGGGGAGGGGTTCGACCACGAGGCGGTCGCCGACCCTCGCCGGGAGGGCAATATCTACAAGGACTCGGGCAGGGGGATCTACCTGATCCGCGAGCTGATGGACCTGGTGAGTTTCGAGCGCGGGGGGCGCGTCATCAAGATGGAAAAACGCAATCCTGACGCGCCGGCCTAG
- a CDS encoding tetratricopeptide repeat protein: MSIWGRLFGVEKNRNYELGIRFFNEGRYEEAVEALEKAIAEVGRNDPDHALGMFYAAEAHFHCGNSLFEEGRFEKALAHFEKAARENPGYPDLYYRMGVIRHRLGDADAAADSLGRAIELNPQYFEAVCYLGIVLFESGKREEADRFFEQAREIGARSPVPISKFLSAHLASGDTDIPPLASLRRMVVPADGQFGDLMRTGIESYNTGDYARSAEAFREAALLHPDYADVRFKLGLSLLRDGRHDEAATEFEEALTINPRYTEARFYLGVTFLDRRMYREALPCFDRAAGEKPDYADLQCYLGATLYYLGELDRAGRTLERAIELAPGYTKAKYYYGLLLYTAGDRGRAVTYLSEGIRGGERKESAGLSLALVHLREGNLEEAMAVLREILEAGAGSADVLYFLGEIHLRTKRQDEAAEFYERALEANPGFVRAREKLAFIHMRRGDFDRAEAVLAAAGGEYADLCKIMGDIKFYKGDLEEAERCYRRSLAVNTEYGEASLSLALTLRQRGKQDEADELLRRLVDLDPANVVARSLLGRGPLDLEPS, from the coding sequence TTGTCGATCTGGGGCAGGCTGTTCGGGGTCGAGAAGAACAGGAACTACGAGCTCGGCATCCGCTTCTTCAACGAGGGCAGGTACGAGGAAGCGGTCGAGGCCCTCGAGAAGGCGATCGCCGAGGTCGGCCGCAACGACCCCGATCACGCCCTGGGGATGTTCTACGCCGCCGAGGCGCATTTCCATTGCGGCAACTCCCTCTTCGAGGAGGGGCGTTTCGAGAAGGCCCTCGCCCACTTCGAGAAGGCCGCCCGCGAGAATCCGGGCTATCCCGATCTCTACTACCGGATGGGCGTGATCAGGCACCGTCTCGGCGACGCCGACGCGGCCGCCGACTCGCTCGGCCGGGCGATCGAGCTCAACCCCCAGTACTTCGAGGCCGTCTGCTATCTCGGGATCGTCCTCTTCGAGTCGGGGAAGCGGGAGGAGGCCGACAGGTTCTTCGAGCAGGCCCGCGAGATCGGCGCGAGGTCCCCCGTCCCGATCTCCAAGTTCCTGAGCGCGCACCTCGCCTCGGGGGATACGGACATTCCCCCGCTCGCCTCGCTCCGGCGGATGGTCGTTCCGGCCGACGGCCAGTTCGGCGATCTCATGAGGACGGGGATCGAATCCTACAACACCGGCGATTACGCGCGTTCGGCCGAGGCGTTCCGCGAGGCCGCCCTGCTCCATCCCGATTACGCCGACGTGCGATTCAAGCTCGGCCTCTCCCTGTTGCGGGACGGCCGGCACGACGAGGCGGCGACGGAGTTCGAGGAGGCCCTTACGATCAATCCGCGCTACACGGAGGCCCGCTTCTATCTCGGCGTCACCTTTCTCGACCGGCGCATGTACCGCGAGGCGCTTCCCTGCTTCGATCGGGCGGCGGGGGAGAAACCGGACTACGCCGATCTCCAGTGCTACCTCGGGGCCACGCTCTATTACCTCGGCGAGCTCGACCGGGCAGGCCGGACGCTCGAGCGGGCCATCGAGCTGGCGCCGGGCTACACCAAGGCGAAATACTACTACGGGCTCCTCCTCTACACCGCCGGCGACCGCGGCCGTGCCGTCACCTATCTCTCCGAGGGGATCCGCGGCGGCGAGCGGAAGGAGTCGGCGGGGTTGAGCCTCGCCCTCGTCCATCTGCGCGAGGGGAATCTCGAGGAGGCGATGGCGGTTTTGAGGGAGATCCTCGAGGCGGGGGCGGGGAGCGCGGACGTCCTCTACTTTCTCGGAGAGATCCATCTCCGGACGAAGCGGCAGGACGAGGCGGCCGAATTCTACGAGCGGGCGCTCGAAGCCAACCCCGGCTTCGTGCGGGCCCGCGAGAAGCTCGCCTTCATCCACATGCGCCGCGGGGATTTCGACCGGGCCGAGGCGGTTCTCGCCGCGGCGGGAGGCGAGTACGCGGATCTCTGCAAGATCATGGGCGACATAAAATTCTACAAGGGCGACCTCGAGGAGGCGGAACGATGCTACCGGCGGAGTCTCGCCGTGAACACCGAGTACGGCGAGGCCTCCCTCTCGCTCGCCCTGACCCTCAGGCAACGGGGAAAGCAGGATGAGGCCGACGAACTCCTCCGCCGGCTCGTCGATCTCGATCCGGCGAACGTCGTCGCCCGGAGCCTGCTCGGGCGCGGCCCCCTCGATCTCGAACCATCCTGA
- a CDS encoding zinc-ribbon domain-containing protein, which yields MIVTCDGCQTKYLLGDDKVPGNGIRVRCPKCRHVWRLVPPPADPVFEVAGGAFAAEAPVAEPARGGWASMDRTPASAPAMDTAPAHEEIEMPAAEPQAPPPDPELRRRDDRARRQARVFVSDILEYNREKRDRALENGDLMSALGTEIKKAWEAYKDKVGPDCVEANTYFRDALNTILADGQSVF from the coding sequence ATGATCGTCACCTGTGACGGATGCCAGACGAAATACCTGCTCGGCGACGACAAGGTTCCCGGGAACGGGATCCGCGTCCGCTGTCCGAAATGCCGGCACGTGTGGCGGCTCGTGCCGCCTCCCGCCGACCCGGTCTTCGAGGTCGCCGGCGGCGCTTTCGCCGCGGAGGCGCCGGTCGCCGAACCGGCCCGGGGCGGATGGGCCTCGATGGACCGGACGCCGGCGTCGGCGCCGGCGATGGACACCGCGCCGGCGCACGAGGAGATCGAGATGCCCGCCGCGGAGCCGCAGGCGCCGCCCCCCGACCCCGAGCTGCGCCGGAGGGACGACCGCGCCCGGCGGCAGGCGCGGGTCTTCGTGAGCGACATCCTCGAGTACAACCGCGAGAAGCGCGACCGGGCTCTCGAGAACGGAGACCTGATGAGCGCTCTCGGCACCGAGATCAAGAAGGCGTGGGAGGCCTACAAGGACAAGGTCGGTCCCGACTGCGTCGAAGCCAACACATACTTTCGAGACGCGCTCAACACGATTCTCGCCGACGGACAGAGCGTATTCTGA
- a CDS encoding radical SAM protein, which yields MTAARKLPPHDFLSRETRLVAYPAPERGAPSVYVGYPADYATGMANLGFQFLFDALSRTGTLRVERFFLGCGGQTIETGAPIAGADLLLVSVSWEEDYVNLVRILAGAGIEPLRERRTVGPAIIAGGAAVSGNPYPVSAIVDAVVLGEGERPIAGLCRAVEETAGAGKNGLLETITGIEGVMPAGGRGRFARPADPGSFPHSAVLSPQTAFPGVLLVEIARGCPGRCAFCLATALYGAYRPMPRERFAAILDLAAGKSNRAGLVSTAVAAHPDLAGLVNEAQARGMVPAFGSLRAEDIDGETAGLIGGAGARSVALAPESGSERLRALIGKRVADVVYLDAARLLAAAGVRRFTLYLLVGLPGEGNKTDEETDRFLAAFAAAAAPAKTAVHVNTVVPKAWTPMQFHAVPGVATLDARMRRIEAVCRRLGFAVRRKNLRSSLRQAVFSAGNEAVGRAAVRLAAGGVSWRRALLDEGVDPDFIHRPRGIDKPLPWDSIEGPVARASLERRWQRLEETK from the coding sequence GTGACCGCCGCCCGGAAGCTCCCACCGCACGATTTCCTCTCCCGCGAGACGCGACTCGTCGCGTATCCCGCGCCCGAACGGGGCGCGCCGTCGGTTTATGTCGGCTACCCGGCCGATTACGCCACGGGGATGGCGAATCTCGGCTTCCAGTTCCTCTTCGACGCGCTCAGCAGGACGGGGACGCTGCGCGTCGAGCGCTTCTTCCTCGGCTGCGGGGGACAAACGATCGAGACGGGAGCGCCCATCGCCGGCGCGGACCTCCTCCTGGTCTCGGTCTCCTGGGAGGAGGATTACGTCAACCTCGTCCGTATCCTCGCCGGTGCGGGGATCGAGCCCCTTCGCGAGAGGCGGACCGTCGGGCCGGCGATCATCGCGGGAGGAGCGGCCGTCTCGGGGAATCCGTATCCCGTCTCCGCGATCGTCGACGCAGTCGTTCTTGGCGAGGGCGAGAGGCCGATCGCCGGATTGTGCCGCGCCGTCGAGGAGACGGCCGGGGCGGGGAAGAACGGTCTCCTCGAGACGATCACGGGGATCGAGGGCGTCATGCCCGCCGGCGGACGGGGGCGCTTCGCCCGCCCGGCCGATCCCGGCTCGTTTCCACATTCCGCGGTGCTCTCGCCACAGACGGCCTTCCCCGGCGTCCTGCTCGTCGAGATCGCGCGCGGGTGCCCGGGACGCTGCGCCTTCTGCCTCGCGACCGCCCTCTACGGCGCCTATCGGCCGATGCCGCGCGAACGCTTCGCGGCGATACTCGATCTGGCCGCAGGCAAATCAAACCGGGCGGGGCTCGTCTCGACGGCCGTCGCGGCCCATCCCGACCTCGCCGGCCTCGTAAACGAGGCGCAGGCCCGGGGGATGGTCCCGGCGTTCGGATCGCTTCGGGCCGAGGATATCGACGGGGAGACCGCCGGGCTGATCGGCGGCGCGGGGGCGCGGAGCGTCGCGCTCGCGCCGGAATCGGGATCGGAGAGGCTCCGGGCGCTCATCGGCAAGCGGGTCGCGGATGTCGTCTATCTCGATGCGGCCCGGCTCCTCGCGGCGGCGGGGGTCCGGCGCTTCACGCTCTATCTCCTGGTCGGACTGCCGGGGGAGGGAAACAAGACGGACGAGGAGACCGACAGGTTCCTCGCAGCCTTCGCCGCGGCGGCGGCGCCGGCGAAGACCGCGGTGCACGTGAACACCGTCGTGCCGAAGGCCTGGACGCCGATGCAGTTCCACGCGGTGCCCGGCGTGGCGACGCTCGATGCGCGGATGCGCCGGATCGAGGCGGTGTGCCGGCGCCTCGGCTTCGCCGTGCGTCGGAAGAACCTGCGTTCGTCACTGCGCCAGGCCGTCTTCAGCGCGGGAAACGAGGCGGTCGGGCGGGCCGCCGTCCGGTTGGCCGCGGGCGGCGTCTCGTGGCGTCGGGCCCTTCTCGACGAGGGGGTGGACCCGGATTTCATCCACCGGCCGCGGGGAATCGACAAACCGCTGCCGTGGGACTCGATCGAGGGGCCGGTCGCCAGGGCATCGCTCGAGCGGCGGTGGCAACGTCTCGAGGAGACGAAATGA
- the recG gene encoding ATP-dependent DNA helicase RecG — protein MKGVSGVADPLGESSQYVKGVGPARQEILSRLGIETVGDLLGHYPRTWYDRSDPLPLAGAEPGSPATVAAGVLAAATRRTRNRRSVTTVVLGDETGTVDLVFFNQPYLEKTFQPGARVIASGTVGRYRGRRQMIAPEFEIADPADDGLVQTGRIVPVYPLTAGLSGRTMRRIVRAALDKCAGRIGENLPRALVAAMGFPPRGEAFLQIHYPDDRASLDAAVRRFKFEEVFFLHLLLRGRRERRRAGRPRPALSPPHTMLDRFLHSLPFDLTAAQERVLDEIRRDIERPEGLSRLLQGDVGSGKTIVGLAALTIALGRGYQGAFMVPTEILAQQHAEKADGYLGGLGIRTALLIGSMPAGEKRRVREGLADGSIDLVVGTHAIIQEATVFRQLGLAVVDEQHRFGVRQRATLGRGELLPHFLVMTATPIPRSLAQTVYGDLDLSLIDELPFGRRRVYTEIVPRRKRNRVFDAVRAAFRDGRQAFFLYPLVEESEKSDLTAATDAFERLQSGELDGFPIGLLHGRMSFEEKSAAIRLFREGRILGLVTTTVIEVGVDVPNASILVIEHPERFGLAQLHQLRGRVGRGGEAGACYLLAGEEVGGRSAERLAWFAANDDGFAIAEKDLEMRGPGEIWGYRQSGVPAFRLINPLSDRDLVLRSWEEAGRMIAEDPQLGRRENAVVSEYFRRYYRPRMALAEIG, from the coding sequence ATGAAGGGCGTTTCCGGCGTTGCCGACCCCCTCGGGGAAAGCAGCCAGTACGTCAAGGGCGTGGGCCCGGCGAGGCAGGAGATCCTCTCCCGTCTCGGCATCGAGACGGTGGGCGATCTCCTCGGACACTATCCGCGCACCTGGTACGACCGGAGCGATCCACTGCCGCTCGCCGGCGCCGAGCCGGGTTCGCCCGCGACGGTGGCCGCGGGTGTTCTCGCCGCCGCGACGAGGCGGACGCGCAACCGGCGATCCGTCACGACCGTCGTCCTCGGCGACGAGACGGGGACGGTCGACCTCGTCTTCTTCAACCAGCCCTACCTCGAGAAGACCTTCCAGCCGGGCGCGCGCGTCATCGCCTCGGGGACGGTGGGCCGGTACCGCGGGAGGCGGCAGATGATCGCCCCCGAATTCGAGATCGCCGATCCCGCCGACGACGGTCTCGTCCAGACGGGGCGGATCGTGCCCGTCTACCCGCTGACGGCCGGGCTGAGCGGCCGGACCATGCGCCGCATCGTCCGGGCGGCGCTCGACAAGTGCGCCGGCCGGATCGGGGAGAATCTCCCCCGGGCGCTCGTCGCGGCGATGGGTTTCCCGCCTCGCGGGGAGGCGTTCCTGCAGATCCACTACCCCGATGACCGGGCCTCGCTCGACGCGGCCGTGCGGCGGTTCAAGTTCGAGGAGGTCTTCTTCCTCCATCTCCTGCTGCGCGGGCGCCGCGAACGAAGACGGGCCGGGCGGCCGCGACCGGCGCTTTCGCCGCCGCACACGATGCTCGATCGTTTTCTCCATTCGCTTCCCTTCGACCTCACCGCGGCGCAAGAACGGGTCCTCGACGAGATCAGACGCGACATCGAGCGTCCCGAGGGGCTTTCGCGGCTGCTCCAGGGGGACGTGGGATCGGGAAAGACGATCGTCGGCCTCGCCGCGCTGACGATCGCCCTCGGGAGGGGCTACCAGGGGGCGTTCATGGTCCCCACCGAGATACTCGCCCAGCAGCACGCGGAGAAGGCGGACGGATATCTCGGCGGCCTCGGCATCCGAACGGCCCTGCTGATCGGCTCCATGCCCGCCGGCGAGAAGCGCCGCGTGCGGGAGGGGCTCGCCGACGGATCGATCGACCTCGTCGTCGGCACGCACGCCATCATCCAGGAGGCGACCGTCTTCCGGCAGCTCGGCCTCGCCGTCGTCGACGAACAGCACCGGTTCGGCGTGCGGCAGCGGGCCACGCTGGGCCGGGGCGAGCTGCTCCCGCACTTCCTCGTGATGACGGCGACGCCGATACCGCGAAGCCTCGCGCAGACTGTCTACGGCGATCTCGATCTCTCGCTGATCGACGAGCTTCCCTTCGGACGGCGGCGCGTTTACACGGAGATCGTTCCGCGGCGGAAGCGAAACCGGGTGTTCGACGCGGTGCGAGCGGCCTTCCGCGACGGGCGGCAGGCCTTCTTCCTGTATCCCCTCGTCGAGGAGAGCGAGAAGAGCGATCTCACGGCGGCGACCGACGCCTTCGAACGCCTCCAGTCGGGCGAGCTGGACGGATTTCCCATCGGCCTCCTGCACGGGCGCATGAGCTTCGAGGAGAAGTCCGCGGCGATCCGGCTCTTCCGGGAAGGGCGGATCCTCGGCCTCGTCACGACAACGGTGATCGAGGTCGGCGTCGACGTGCCGAACGCGTCGATCCTCGTCATCGAGCATCCCGAGCGCTTCGGGCTCGCGCAGCTCCATCAACTCCGCGGCCGCGTCGGCCGCGGGGGCGAGGCGGGCGCCTGCTATCTTTTGGCGGGGGAGGAGGTCGGTGGCCGGAGCGCGGAGCGTCTCGCATGGTTCGCCGCCAACGACGACGGCTTCGCGATCGCGGAGAAGGACCTCGAGATGCGCGGTCCGGGGGAGATCTGGGGATACCGGCAGTCGGGGGTGCCCGCCTTCCGGCTGATCAATCCCCTCTCCGACCGCGACCTCGTTCTTCGCTCGTGGGAGGAGGCGGGCCGCATGATCGCGGAGGACCCGCAACTCGGGCGCCGGGAAAACGCGGTTGTCTCCGAGTATTTCAGGCGGTATTATCGACCGCGGATGGCCCTCGCCGAGATCGGCTGA
- a CDS encoding 50S ribosomal protein L28, with translation MSRECAICGKKPMSGHNISHAHNVSNRRWLPNLQRIRVEIDGKTRRTWVCTQCIKSGAARKVV, from the coding sequence ATGAGTAGAGAATGCGCCATATGCGGCAAGAAGCCGATGAGCGGCCACAACATCAGCCACGCGCACAACGTGTCGAACCGCCGCTGGCTGCCGAACCTGCAGCGGATCCGCGTCGAGATCGACGGCAAGACACGCAGGACCTGGGTCTGCACGCAGTGCATCAAGAGCGGCGCCGCGCGCAAGGTCGTGTAG
- a CDS encoding HDIG domain-containing protein gives MSREDGMALVRRHVTKKNLVKHALAVEAVLRSLARLFGEDEEVWGIAGLLHDLDYETTVDDPPRHGYVTREMLEGDDLPDEILQAIVAHVGHEGVERKTLLDKAIYCTDPVTGLIVASALMHPSKSLAGMDAEFVGKRFREKRFAAGADRDAIAECRELGLELHVFLGIALEAMQGIAGDLGLQGTAHRSSGGAAT, from the coding sequence ATTTCGAGAGAGGACGGGATGGCGCTCGTGCGGCGCCACGTCACGAAGAAGAACCTCGTCAAGCACGCGCTCGCGGTCGAGGCGGTTTTGCGGTCGCTCGCCCGCCTCTTCGGCGAGGACGAGGAGGTCTGGGGGATCGCCGGGCTGCTGCACGATCTCGACTACGAGACCACCGTCGACGACCCGCCGCGGCACGGCTACGTGACGCGGGAGATGCTCGAGGGCGACGATCTCCCCGACGAGATCCTCCAGGCGATCGTCGCGCACGTCGGCCACGAGGGCGTGGAGCGGAAGACGTTGCTCGACAAGGCGATATACTGCACCGATCCGGTGACTGGCTTGATAGTTGCATCAGCCCTGATGCACCCCTCGAAGTCTCTCGCGGGGATGGACGCGGAGTTCGTGGGGAAGCGCTTCAGGGAGAAACGGTTCGCGGCAGGCGCGGACCGGGATGCGATTGCAGAATGTCGTGAGCTGGGTCTCGAATTGCACGTCTTTCTCGGGATCGCGCTCGAGGCGATGCAGGGAATCGCCGGCGATCTCGGGCTCCAGGGAACGGCTCACCGATCATCCGGAGGAGCAGCGACATGA
- a CDS encoding lysophospholipid acyltransferase family protein, with the protein MAAVTTGELVYRTTAAALASMPRTLRRRAVSAAGTLAWLCSPSKRRNVATNAAAAGAPLDGAGVRGVFRCHVANLAGMFASGRRDTSPDAGIRIEGRNVLDEALAGGGAILATAHVGDWERAARHLASLGYRLHVVAGVQMNSLLTGALKSAKETRRIEVVGPGDSWRRLFRALAGGGVVALLLDGDVFSGGDEIGFFGRPVRVPAGAARLARATGRPIIVGWTRREETGGLSIHLERLAGGGDAEINRRLFGRLEEIIRSNVDQWCIFRDFFGTGR; encoded by the coding sequence TTGGCAGCCGTGACAACGGGTGAACTCGTCTATCGAACGACGGCGGCCGCGCTGGCATCGATGCCGCGGACGCTTCGCCGGCGGGCGGTGTCGGCGGCCGGCACGCTGGCCTGGCTGTGCTCGCCGTCGAAGCGGCGCAACGTCGCGACGAACGCGGCGGCGGCCGGCGCGCCCCTCGACGGGGCCGGGGTCCGCGGCGTCTTCCGTTGCCACGTGGCGAACCTCGCCGGCATGTTCGCGTCGGGCCGCCGGGACACGTCGCCGGACGCCGGGATACGGATCGAGGGACGAAACGTCCTCGACGAAGCCCTCGCCGGCGGCGGCGCCATCCTCGCCACGGCGCACGTGGGCGACTGGGAGCGGGCGGCCCGCCACCTCGCCTCCCTCGGCTACCGGCTCCACGTGGTCGCGGGCGTGCAGATGAACAGCCTGTTGACCGGGGCCCTGAAGTCGGCGAAGGAGACGCGCCGGATCGAGGTCGTCGGCCCGGGGGACTCCTGGCGGCGGCTGTTCCGGGCGCTCGCCGGCGGCGGCGTCGTCGCCCTGCTCCTCGACGGCGACGTCTTCAGCGGGGGCGACGAGATCGGCTTCTTCGGGCGGCCCGTCCGCGTGCCCGCCGGCGCGGCGCGTCTCGCCCGGGCGACGGGCAGGCCGATCATCGTCGGCTGGACCCGCCGCGAGGAGACCGGCGGCCTGTCGATCCACCTCGAGCGCCTCGCCGGCGGCGGCGACGCCGAGATCAACCGCCGGCTCTTCGGCCGGCTCGAGGAGATCATCCGGTCGAACGTCGACCAGTGGTGCATCTTCCGGGACTTCTTCGGGACGGGACGATGA
- a CDS encoding MFS transporter, with translation MTRPIVPLGRSFFGCFLAAQAISLYGDRLNNFSLVALVNRFAAHPGRMLPLIYLAMYLPIFTLAPIAGALVDRTSKGRVLVVTDCLRGILVISLPFLFSATGGFAPVIGVVFLLAVGNLFFVPAKSALIPEIVPANGLVRANSILWTAGIAGTVAGFLSGGIIFDLLSWRVCFWLDGATYLVSAALMIGLARETERRRPLHAPVPLSLPRSIRGGLHLLRRSPGLRRPVGTQSILFFGAGGFSVIAVVLVGKVTPPGSSMGIAAAGLALGAGMGAGSWLAERISRARRNAAECLLFLLMGLASAIVYAARGPVSLALGCLVAGFAASPVVVIAEAEIQERAGQGLRATVISFREVLSRSLFLLSAFLFGIVGERVGERTLALALGLFLASAGCAWIGATRDAGRMSTEQRGGQDGDHGKNSA, from the coding sequence ATGACACGACCGATCGTCCCCCTCGGCCGTTCCTTCTTCGGCTGCTTTCTCGCCGCGCAGGCGATCTCCCTCTACGGCGACCGGCTCAACAACTTCTCGCTCGTCGCCCTCGTCAACCGTTTCGCGGCGCACCCCGGCCGCATGCTCCCCCTGATCTATTTGGCGATGTACCTGCCGATCTTCACCCTCGCCCCGATCGCCGGCGCCCTCGTCGACCGGACGTCGAAGGGCCGCGTGCTCGTCGTGACCGATTGTCTCCGTGGAATCCTCGTCATCTCCCTCCCCTTCCTCTTCTCGGCGACGGGGGGGTTCGCGCCGGTCATCGGCGTCGTCTTCCTCCTCGCCGTCGGCAATCTCTTCTTCGTGCCGGCCAAATCGGCCCTGATCCCCGAGATCGTCCCGGCGAACGGGCTCGTCCGGGCGAACTCGATCCTCTGGACCGCGGGGATCGCCGGGACGGTGGCGGGCTTCCTCTCGGGAGGCATCATCTTCGACCTGCTCTCCTGGCGGGTCTGCTTCTGGCTCGACGGAGCCACCTACCTCGTCTCGGCGGCGCTGATGATCGGCCTCGCCCGCGAGACGGAGCGGCGGCGACCGCTCCACGCCCCCGTTCCCCTCTCCCTGCCGCGATCGATACGCGGCGGCCTCCACCTGCTCAGGAGGTCGCCGGGGCTCCGGCGCCCCGTCGGAACGCAGTCGATCCTCTTCTTCGGCGCCGGCGGTTTCAGCGTGATCGCCGTCGTCCTCGTCGGAAAGGTGACCCCGCCCGGCTCCTCGATGGGAATCGCCGCAGCGGGGCTGGCGCTCGGCGCGGGGATGGGCGCCGGCTCGTGGCTGGCCGAACGGATATCGCGCGCGCGGCGCAACGCGGCCGAGTGCCTGCTCTTCCTCCTGATGGGACTGGCCTCGGCGATCGTCTACGCCGCGCGGGGCCCCGTCTCGCTCGCTCTCGGCTGCCTCGTCGCCGGGTTCGCCGCCTCCCCCGTCGTCGTCATCGCCGAGGCCGAGATACAGGAACGCGCCGGGCAGGGGCTGCGCGCCACGGTCATCTCCTTCCGCGAGGTCCTTTCCCGGAGTCTCTTCTTGCTATCGGCCTTTCTCTTCGGTATCGTGGGTGAGCGCGTCGGCGAGCGAACGCTCGCTCTCGCGCTCGGCCTCTTTCTTGCATCGGCGGGGTGCGCGTGGATCGGCGCGACGAGAGACGCCGGTCGAATGTCAACGGAACAGCGCGGGGGTCAGGATGGAGATCACGGAAAAAATTCTGCGTGA